In Kogia breviceps isolate mKogBre1 chromosome 19, mKogBre1 haplotype 1, whole genome shotgun sequence, a single genomic region encodes these proteins:
- the PNPO gene encoding pyridoxine-5'-phosphate oxidase isoform X2 has product MTFGLRGVIVTFGRPAEWPRCLRHLCSRGAVMDLGPMRKSYRGDREAFEETQLTSLNPMKQFAAWFEEAVQCPDIGEANAMCLATCTRDGKPSARMVLLKGFGKDGFRFFTNFESRKGQELDSNPFASLVFYWEPLNRQVRVEGPVKKLPEEEAECYFHSRPKSSQIGAVYLRKKNEELEQLYQEQEVPKPKYWGGYTLYPQVMEFWQGQTNRLHDRIAFRRGLPTGDSPLGPMTHRGEEDWLYERLAP; this is encoded by the exons ATGACGTTCGGGCTGCGAGGCGTCATCGTGACGTTCGGGCGACCCGCCGAGTGGCCCCGCTGCCTCCGCCACCTGTGCAGTCGCGGTGCTGTCATGGACCTGGGACCGATGCGCAAGAGTTACCGCGGGGACCGAGAG GCGTTTGAGGAGACTCAGCTGACCTCCCTAAACCCCATGAAGCAGTTTGCTGCCTGGTTTGAGGAGGCTGTTCAGTGTCCTGACATAGGGGAAGCCAATGCCATGTGTCTTGCTACCTGTACCAG AGATGGGAAACCGTCCGCCCGCATGGTGCTGCTGAAGGGCTTTGGCAAGGACGGCTTCCGCTTCTTCACTAACTTCGAGAGTCGAAAGGGACAAGAGCTG GACTCTAATCCCTTTGCTTCCCTTGTCTTCTACTGGGAGCCCCTAAACCGTCAG GTGCGAGTGGAGGGTCCCGTGAAGAAGCTGCCCGAGGAGGAGGCCGAGTGCTACTTCCACTCCCGCCCCAAGAGCAGCCAGATTGGGGCTGTG tatctgagaaagaaaaatgaggaactGGAGCAACTCTACCAGGAACAAGAGGTGCCGAAGCCAAAATACTG GGGTGGCTACACCCTGTACCCCCAAGTAATGGAGTTCTGGCAAGGCCAAACCAACCGCCTGCATGACCGGATCGCTTTTCGACGGGGCCTACCGACAGGAGACTCCCCCTTGGGGCCTATGACCCACCGAGGGGAGGAAGACTGGCTCTATGAGAGACTTGCACCCTGA
- the PNPO gene encoding pyridoxine-5'-phosphate oxidase isoform X1, which translates to MTFGLRGVIVTFGRPAEWPRCLRHLCSRGAVMDLGPMRKSYRGDREAFEETQLTSLNPMKQFAAWFEEAVQCPDIGEANAMCLATCTRDGKPSARMVLLKGFGKDGFRFFTNFESRKGQELDSNPFASLVFYWEPLNRQVRVEGPVKKLPEEEAECYFHSRPKSSQIGAVVSHQSSVIPDREYLRKKNEELEQLYQEQEVPKPKYWGGYTLYPQVMEFWQGQTNRLHDRIAFRRGLPTGDSPLGPMTHRGEEDWLYERLAP; encoded by the exons ATGACGTTCGGGCTGCGAGGCGTCATCGTGACGTTCGGGCGACCCGCCGAGTGGCCCCGCTGCCTCCGCCACCTGTGCAGTCGCGGTGCTGTCATGGACCTGGGACCGATGCGCAAGAGTTACCGCGGGGACCGAGAG GCGTTTGAGGAGACTCAGCTGACCTCCCTAAACCCCATGAAGCAGTTTGCTGCCTGGTTTGAGGAGGCTGTTCAGTGTCCTGACATAGGGGAAGCCAATGCCATGTGTCTTGCTACCTGTACCAG AGATGGGAAACCGTCCGCCCGCATGGTGCTGCTGAAGGGCTTTGGCAAGGACGGCTTCCGCTTCTTCACTAACTTCGAGAGTCGAAAGGGACAAGAGCTG GACTCTAATCCCTTTGCTTCCCTTGTCTTCTACTGGGAGCCCCTAAACCGTCAG GTGCGAGTGGAGGGTCCCGTGAAGAAGCTGCCCGAGGAGGAGGCCGAGTGCTACTTCCACTCCCGCCCCAAGAGCAGCCAGATTGGGGCTGTGGTCAGTCACCAGAGTTCCGTGATCCCCGATCGGGAG tatctgagaaagaaaaatgaggaactGGAGCAACTCTACCAGGAACAAGAGGTGCCGAAGCCAAAATACTG GGGTGGCTACACCCTGTACCCCCAAGTAATGGAGTTCTGGCAAGGCCAAACCAACCGCCTGCATGACCGGATCGCTTTTCGACGGGGCCTACCGACAGGAGACTCCCCCTTGGGGCCTATGACCCACCGAGGGGAGGAAGACTGGCTCTATGAGAGACTTGCACCCTGA